In Alosa alosa isolate M-15738 ecotype Scorff River chromosome 23, AALO_Geno_1.1, whole genome shotgun sequence, a single window of DNA contains:
- the zswim2 gene encoding E3 ubiquitin-protein ligase ZSWIM2: protein MFRNTAWRKNVSDAISWHQDQALNTTIFFLKEFGPTRFLLKENEEVKNFKVCLGDPHTCSCPAFQKEKELCKHICWILMRKFRLPRDHEYCFQLGLVERQIWEVLQGFHRVKTPRPTDRLPPEPVDLAEEDGTLRQKDIEEDDVCPICQEELLSKRLPVAHCRYGCGNNIHISCMKVWADHQNQSNTVTTVKCPLCREDFGPMKLLLEQTRNASKLQTSSEREPLNKHLGVLCNNCRILPISGKCYKCSRCKFYHLCEDCMMRGIHMDHVFGIRLKRSQPWVQMQQFIEERKTTEEQSDSELLDNGVMVLKREHVPEAALAALPLVRVRQGGKLLEVGMQCRICLRGFCLGQQVRHLPCHHKFHTDCIDPWLRQSNYCPLDWHTIYNPLFGASAVRIVPAVDVPASRRGKLPDDQSMGLFVPGVGLKDRTMDMMVVKRVESFVSPSASRSHPAGWPLPSAQDLVVNSVRIDQPRRTSDTELAQAQPGRPKPLLRCHSHSHAPLAGQSLNRSGFKAAQPNTRLLPSSGNVPQRPAGAAAPKPQSGESYAGLYVGVSAPDNVVNPAGSVLPRRFKPPRKQRPGGPSGSSSGQVPKLALWMTGMYINIPSPQKN, encoded by the exons ATGTTTCGCAATACGGCGTGGAGAAAGAATGTCAGTGATGCAATAAGTTGGCATCAGGACCAAGCTCTCAACACAACTATTTTTTTCCTAAAAGAGTTTGGACCGACAAGATTTTTATTGAAAGAGAACGAGGAAGTCAAAAACTTCAAA GTGTGCTTGGGGGATCCACATACATGTTCCTGTCCTGCTTTCCAGAAAGAAAAGGAACTCTGCAAACACATTTGTTG GATTTTGATGCGAAAATTTAGATTACCCAGAGATCACGAAT ATTGTTTTCAATTGGGTCTGGTGGAGAGGCAGATATGGGAAGTGCTGCAGGGCTTTCACAGGGTGAAGACTCCCCGTCCCACAGACCGGCTTCCACCAGAGCCTGTGGACTTGGCTGAGGAGGATGGCACCCTTAGACAGAAGGACATCGAAGAAGACGATGTGTGTCCCATCTGCCAAGAGGAGCTCCTTAGCAAGCGTCTACCAGTGGCTCACTGCAG ataTGGATGTGGAAACAACATTCACATCTCCTGCATGAAAGTATGGGCTGACCACCAGAACCAGTCAAACACAGTGACCACGGTGAAGTGCCCCTTGTGTAGAGAAGACTTTGGACCCATGAAACTGCTTTTGGAGCAG ACAAGAAATGCAAGCAAGCTTCAAACTTCATCAGAGAGAGAGCCTCTTAATAAACACCTCGGAGTCCTTTGCAACAACTGCCGAATCCTGCCCATTTCTGGCAAGTGCTATAA GTGTAGCAGATGTAAGTTCTATCATCTCTGTGAGGATTGCATGATGAGGGGCATCCATATGGATCATGTGTTTGGCATTCGCCTG AAAAGGTCCCAGCCATGGGTGCAGATGCAGCAGTTtatagaggagaggaaaacCACTGAAGAACAGAGTGACTCTGAGCTGCTGGACAATGG TGTGATGGTGCTGAAGCGTGAGCATGTCCCGGAGGCTGCCCTGGCTGCCCTGCCCCTGGTGAGGGTGCGTCAGGGCGGCAAGCTGCTGGAGGTGGGGATGCAATGTCGCATTTGCCTCAGGGGCTTTTGCCTGGGTCAGCAGGTCAGACACCTGCCCTGCCACCATAAG TTCCACACAGACTGCATTGACCCGTGGCTCCGGCAGTCTAACTATTGCCCTTTGGACTGGCACACGATTTACAACCCACTGTTCGGTGCTTCTGCGGTCAGGATCGTACCTGCTGTGGATGTTCCTGCCTCCAGGCGTGGCAAACTCCCTGACGACCAGTCTATGGGCCTCTTTGTCCCCGGTGTCGGGCTAAAAGACAGGACAATGGACATGATGGTGGTCAAACGCGTTGAATCGTTCGTCTCTCCCTCAGCTTCCCGATCTCACCCCGCTGGCTGGCCCTTGCCTAGCGCCCAGGATCTTGTGGTCAACAGCGTCCGCATTGATCAGCCCCGCCGCACAAGCGACACAGAACTCGCCCAGGCCCAGCCCGGTAGGCCCAAACCCCTCCTAAGGTGCCACTCTCACAGCCATGCACCACTAGCAGGCCAGTCGCTCAACAGAAGTGGCTTTAAAGCAGCTCAACCCAACACACGTCTCCTCCCGAGCTCCGGCAATGTGCCCCAGCGGCCGGCTGGCGCAGCAGCACCCAAGCCCCAGTCAGGGGAGAGCTACGCTGGGCTGTATGTCGGGGTGAGCGCACCGGATAATGTGGTTAACCCAGCGGGAAGCGTTTTACCCCGTAGGTTCAAACCCCCGAGGAAACAGAGGCCTGGGGGACCCAGCGGGTCAAGCAGTGGGCAGGTACCAAAGCTGGCTCTGTGGATGACAGGGATGTACATAAACATTCCAAGTCCACAGAAGAACTAG